From the genome of Bartonella sp. M0283:
CCTCGAAGCCATAATATTGAGCTGTCCACATCTGGTGTTGGCCAACTTCTGTTGTGATATATGCGTTTTTGTCTTTCGTCAGTTCATAAAGGCGTTTTATCGCATATTGCGGCATAATAACATCGGATCTGTGCTTATAAGCCAGACAATTCCGCGCTCTCCAGTGATTGATTTCATCCCACCAGACTTTTCTTGATTCTTTGTCAGGCACCGGTTTCAAAGCGCGTAAACTGCGCGTCATATTTTCCAGAACATGCGCAACATCGCCGACGATCGGGACTTCAACCTGAACAGTTTTGTTGATTGATGAAGGGTCGATATCGATATGAATAATTCTTGCTTTCGGTGCGAAAGCGTCAAGACGACCGGTAATACGATCATCAAAACGTGCACCGATGGCCAACATCACATCGCAATCATGCATTGTCATATTGGCTTCATAAGTACCGTGCATACCGAGCATACCCAGCCAATTTTTTCCTGATGCCGGATAAGCTCCCAATCCCATCAGTGTTGACGTGATAGGAAAATCACCGAGAGCAACAAGCTCACGCAACAATCTTACCGCATTGGCACCGGAGGAAATAACACCACCACCGGTATAAACTACCGGTTTTTTCGCTTCAGCGAGCATTGAAACTGCATATTCGATTGCTTTGGCGTTACCGTCCAATTGGGGGCGATAGCTTTGGCGTGGCATGGAGCGCGGCGCGGTATAAACGCCCGAAGCAAATTGTACATCCTTCGGTATGTCGATCAAAACCGGTCCCGGCCGTCCCGTTTGTGCAATATAGAACGCTTCATGAATGATGCGGGCGAGGTCGTTTACGTCTTTTACCAACCAGTTATGTTTCGTACACGGACGTGTAATACCGACGGTATCGGCTTCCTGAAAACCGTCTGTACCAATCAGCGTTGTAGGAACCTGCCCTGAAAAACAGACAAGCGGAATAGAATCCATCAATGCGTCCTGTAATGCTGTAACGGTATTTGTAGCCCCCGGACCAGATGTCACCAACATAACACCGACTTTACCGGTACTGCGGGCGTAGCCCTCTGCTGCATGACCAGCGGCTTGTTCGTGGCGAACAAGAATATGTCTAAATGAATTTTGCTGATAAATCTCGTCAAAAATCGGAAGAACGGCTCCGCCCGGATAGCCGAAAACATGTTTGACGCCTTGATCGATAAGCGCTTGCACTACTATTTCCGCACCAGACATTGCTTTTCCATCGAAACTGTCTTTTGGTTTTGGTTCTTCTTTCATTTTTCCTACTCGTCAACTGAATTCTTTGGCTAATAAAAAAGGCCCCCCAAGGGAGCCTGTTTCGCGTATGAGTGGCTATTAGCCGAATGGTTACACCATTTGCCCCATACGCGTTCGCACTACTAGAATAATCTGTTTCATGCGCGAAACATTATTATGCCTATGACAGCCCGTCAATCCAAAAGTTTCAATTTTTATCTAATATGTGTAGTTTATTAAGCAAAATCTTGATTTTCCGATTGCATATTTTTGTATAAAGCCTCTTCTATTATGTACGCGTCTTTTAAATCAACGTGTCAAAGCCGTGTGTAACAGACAATCGAATTCAATCGTCAGAGAAATACGTTTCTTGAATCTTGGAAGTTTTCCGCACTATTTTATATAGGTTTCAGGGATCACAAGAGCATTTTTGATATATCAGAAACCCGACATATTTCCCACTTTGTTTCCACTAACTAAAAACCTCAATTCTATGTCCGGCTTATGGGGTAACAAAAACGGATGGAGCACGAAGCAAGCGAGCTCTTGAATTCCTCAACACTATAGAGGAAATAATCGCCGGTTTATTCGTTCAATCAAATAGACAATGAGAACAAAGAGCCCAGTTCTGTTACCAAATACTGATCCGGTCGAAAAGTCAGGATGTCTTGCGAGTGACATATAAGTGTCCCGGCACAGGCTCACCCTGTTCGGCACGAACAACTATATTATTGACGCTTACACATTCAATATTGTGTTTTGCCAATTCATTCCGGATATAATCCTGGTTGTGGGCAAAACGTTGATGCGGCCCGACTTTATAGTTCAGTCCGTTAAATGCACTTTCAGAAAGTGTTTCGGTTGAAAAACCGAAAACTCCATGTTGTGCAAGACGTTCAGAAACTTTATCGAAAAACAATCCGATGTCCCCCATATAGGGTAGAACGTCGGTAGCGACGATTAAATCCCACTGTTCGGCAGAGCGTGTAACAAATTCCACGGCATCGCCCACAAACAGATGCTGGTAATCACCTTTTTCATGTGCAATCTCGATCATATTTTCGGAAAGATCGACACCGGTCTTGTCACTTGCCAGATCATCAAGTGCATCAGCCGAAAGTCCTGTGCCACAGCCAAGATCAAGCATTCGATCAAATTTCAAGTCGGGAAAAGCTGCTAATAACTGTTCTCGCAATTGTAACGGTACGTCATAGCCCAATTGATCAACCAGAATATAATCGAACATATCGGCATTTTGGTCGAATAAAGTTGCCACATAGGCTTTTGGAGCAGTCTTCGGCGTTTCTCCCCGATTAATAGAAGCAAGTCTCACTCTAATCCCGCCATAATCTTCGGGATCTGCTTCCAATGCCCGCCGATATGCTGCGGCTGCTTCATCAAATTTTCCCTGTTTTTCAAGGGAAAGCCCGAGGTTATAAAAATGTTCCAATTCGGCTTTATTCGTCTGTGCCACTTTGTTTTCTTCTTTCCGATAAATGACGGGCAATAATCGTACATACCATCAATTGTATCTGGTGAAATAACATGAGTGGCAAGACAATTGCGCCGATTGCCCCACCCGAGCCCGCAAAAATGGCATTTGCCATTGGCGCGCCACTTGCGAGACTTTTTTTCGAACCGCAAAAAGTAATTGTTATGCAGTCCTTCTCGTCGAAGCCTAACAATTTTGACCCATACCATGTGACAGTCAATACAATCGCTAGCAAAACCACGTCGATAATAATCATCACAATCAGATCGTGCCAGCTTGTGGTGTGCCACAATCCGCTTGTGGTTGCTTCGCTAAACGCAAGATAGACAACCAGAATAATTGACCCTCTGTCGACGATTGAAGTCAAGGATTTGTGTCGTACTATAAAATTTCCAATAAAGCGCTGGCAAAGCTGACCAAGAACAAACGGAATAAGCAGTTGCACAAGAATGCTTTCAAATGCCGTTGCCGATATGGTTGCGTTGCCACTGCCTGCGGAAAACAATAATCCGACAAGAAGCGGCGTCAAAAACATACCAAAAATGTTCGAGGCTGAAGCCGAAACAATTGCAGCAGGAATATTACCACCAGCGATGGACGTGAAAGCTATCGACGATTGGACCGTTGAAGGCAAGACGCACAAATAGAGAATGCCTGCATAGAAAGCAGATTCTTTCAACCCCGGAACTATGAAACCTGCCAAAACACCCAAAATTGGAAACAGAACAAATGTCGCAAGAAACACTGTCAAATGCAGTCGCCAGTGAACAATACCGGCTAGAACCGCTTGCCACGGTAACTTTGCTCCGTGCAGGAAGAATAGTAATCCGACAAAAATCTGCGTAAGCAACGAAAACCAATCCGCAGCTTTTCCGGATATTGGAGCGATGCTGGCAATGATAATTGCCACAATCAGCGCAGTTAAGAATTTGTCTGGCAAAAACTTCATTATTGTTATTCTTCTTGTTGTACGAAGAAAATGGAATAGTTGATGAGTAGCCCCTCGTATATGGACCTATCATTGTTCCGGCAAAGTGAGAGGCACCAGATTATATTTGAATCTTTGTGCATTGTCATAATAATGTGACGCAGATTTTTTAATGCCTTCTATTTCCTCATCGGTCAAATTTCTGACAAAACGTGCCGGATTGCCTACAATAAGTGACCGGCTTGGAAACTCTTTACCTTGAGTGACCAATGCACCGGCTCCCACGATCGACTCTTCGCCAATAACCGCGTGGTTCATAATAATAGCGCCCATTCCGATCAAACTTGTATCTCCAATGGTGCAACCGTGAAGTATAACTTTATGACCAATGGTACAATTTTTGCCAATTGACACTTCGATGCCGGCATCGGTATGAACCATTGTCAAATCCTGAATATTTGTTCCTTCACCAATAGTAATCGTTTCATTGTCCCCGCGTAAAACGCTTCCGAACCAAACACTGGAGCGCGGCTTTAAAACCACCTTTCCGATAATTTCGGCACTTTCTGCAACCCAGCTTGCTGCACTATCTTCAACAACGGGATCTATACCATCAAGCCGATAAAAAGCCATTCGCATTTCCCTCCGGAGATAAATTTCGGTTAGTCCGAATGTTTTGTTTTAATGATATTATCGAAACGATCATTCGCCTGTCCGGTTAGATTTGCCAAAACAATAACCGAACCGTCATCTTTAGACGTCTTTTTGATGACCTCACCATTCTTGTAAAGCCAATCAAGAAGACCATATTCATCCGGCTTGAGAACAATTTGCCGTTTGATCATTTCGCCAGATATTCGTTTTTCAATAATCGCGAGGAGTTTGTCAACGCCTTTGCCGGTTAGAGCAGAAACAGCCACAACCGACGTGAGAGAAGTGCGGGCAGAATCCTGCAAAGCAGCCAACGACACATCGTCGAGCAAATCGACCTTGTTCCAAACTTCTATAATGTGATGAGGATCATCTGTATCTACACCGAGACTTGATAAAATATTCAAGACATCCTGCGCGTGGGCGTGGTTTTCGACGTCCGACATATCGCGCACATGAAGGATAAGGTCAGCTTCGACAACCTCTTCCAATGTTGCTCTGAATGCTGCAACAAGATGGGTTGGAAGATCGGAAATGAATCCAACCGTATCCGACAACATCACCGTCTGTTCGTGCGGCAAGATTACTTTGCGCAATGTCGGATCAAGTGTTGCAAAGAGCATGTCTTTGGCCAGTACATCCGCGCCCGTCAAACGATTGAATAATGTCGATTTACCGGCATTGGTATAACCGACAAGTGCTATAACCGGATAAGGGACTTTTTTTCTTTTCGCCCTATGGAGTGCTCTTGTTCTGACAACTGTTTCAAGTTCACGCTTGATGCGGACGATTTTTGACTGCAAAATGCGCCGGTCAGCTTCAATCTGTGTTTCACCAGGTCCGCCGAGAAAGCCGCTACCACCGCGCTGTCTTTCCAAGTGGGTCCAACTTCTGACCAATCGACCCTTTTGATAATTGAGGTGGGCAAGCTCCACCTGAAGGACACCTTCTTTTGTTCTCGCCCTATCGCCAAAAATCTCGAGAATAAGAGCTGTGCGATCAATAACTTTGCAGTTCCAGGCTTTTTCAAGATTTCTCTGTTGGATCGGCGTCAGGGAAGAATCCATGACCGCAAGGTCGATTTTTTTATCAGAAACAATCTTGCCGATTTCTTCGACTTTTCCCTGACCTAACAAGGTTGCCGGACGCGGTTTTTCGATATTAACGGATATTTTTTCAACAACATCCAACCGGATAGCTTCGGCAAGCCCGACCGCTTCATCGATACGCGAGCGCGACGATGCTTCATAATTTTTCTTCGAGTTCTCCCGATCATATATGACGGGAACGATAACAATTGCTCGTGTTTCAACTGTTTGTCTTGAAACCAGTTTGTGGGTCTTGTCATGATCATCCATCATGACAAGCTAACCACAACAAAGAAGCGAAAAGACCGGAAAGTGAAAAAACCTGATCTTTTTGGCAAGAAAACTTTTTTCAACCGAAAACTCTTTTTTGAAGTTTCAACCGAAAATTCCTTTTTTAAAAAATGCCCGAGGAGCTATTCCCCCAAGAAATTATCCCGGAGGAGCTATTCAATATCCTCTTCTTCATCCAGCATCTGAACCGGTTGACTAGGCATTATGGTCGATATCGCATGTTTGTAAACGAGCTGGGAGTGCCCGTCACGTCGCAGCAACACGCAAAAATTGTCGAACGATGTTACTATGCCGGTAAGTTTGACGCCATTTACCAAAAAGATTGTAAGAGAAATCTTCTGTTTACGCACTGCATTCAGAAAGAGATCCTGCAGGTGCTGCGATCGTTCTGTCATTGTTCTTATACCTATATTTCGAACCGCATAAAATTCTATTTTGTTCATATCGAACAAAAAACCACCAGTTGTCAATCCGTAACTACAACCGCGCCCACAGCTTTAAGTAGCATAATATGTTAAACAGTTCAGGTTTTTCGGGCAATCATCATGGTGATAGGAAGCGTATTGCGCCAAACGTGAAAATTTCCCAAAGGAACCGCTTCGGCAAATGCAAGATGAATGAGGCGTGCATTAATTTTTTTGGATTGCTCTGCAAGGATGGCATTGGTTTCAAGCGTTACAGCATTGACAACCAGCCGTCCACCGGGCTTCAAACTTGTCCAGCAGTGGTCGAACAAATCGGGATGGGTAAAACCACCACCAATAAATATTGCATCGGGGCGTTCAAGGCCATCCAGACAGAACGGCGCTTCTCCTCTTATGAGCGAGAGACCAATAACTCCAAAGTGATCGGCATTTTTTAAAATCGTGTTTTGTCTACTCTCTTTTTTTTCAATTGCATAAGCACGTGTTCCTCTAGCGGCACGTAACCATTCAATCGAAATCGAGCCGCTACCGGCTCCAACATCCCACAATACTTCACCAAATTTCGGAGCAAGATGCGCCATAGTAACTGCCCTGACATCCTGTTTGGTGAGTTGACCGTCTGTGAAAAAGGCCTCATCAGGCAATCCCGAACAAAAACTAAATCCGAAATCTGCACTATCGGCGTGGCATTCAACCGCGACCAGATTGAGATTTTCGCAATCATCAAGGTCGAATTTATCAGCCTTTCGAGAGCGAATGCGCTGCTTTTCACCACCCAGGTGTTCCATGACAGTCAGTTCGCTTGCACCAAAACCATATTCTACTAAAAGTTTCGCAAGCTCTGACGGACTATCTTTGTTTTCCGACAGAATAATCAGCCGGTTATTGTTCTGCAATTGGCCGATTATAGAACGAATAGGACGTCCATTGATTGATAGACAAACTGTGTCTTGCAATGCCCAGCCGAGATGGGATGCGGCCAATGAAAACGACGACGGGTGCGGCAAAACCAATACCTCGGCTATAGGTAATTTTCGCAGTAAAGTTGCTCCTGCTCCGAAAAACATAGGATCTCCGCTGACCAGCGCGACAACATTTTGCCCTTTTAACGACAATATTCCGTCTACGCCTTTTGAAAAAGGTGACGGCCAAGGAATTAATTTTGCCGGCAAATTTTCAGGCAAAAACCCAAGGTGTCTTTTGCCACCAAATATATAGGAAGCCGCAGTTATAGCATTTTGTTGGCGCAGTGTAAGGCCACTCCAGCCATCATCTCCAATACCAATAATTTTCAGCCAAGGTTTTTTATTCATTCACGTTGATCGGTAAGCTATTTGTCCCTATTTAGCTTTATTAGAATCTGCCCACTCCGAGAGCAAGCAAAATGATTATCGCCGCACCTACAGAAAATGAACGTAAAATCAAAGCAGTTCAGGATAGACGATTTGCCTGTCCGGGATTGTTTCGGATGCCGTTAGCCAATGATGGCGGTATTTGCCGAATAAAACTTCCGTTGGGCCGTTTGACGAGCGAGCAAATTGACGGCATAGCAGACGCAGCCGAAACTTTTTCACGTGGTTATGTCGAACTCACAACAAGAGCAAATGTGCAAATACGCGCTGTTGCAAAAAACAACCAACAAAAGCTCATCAACAAAATTCTTGATCTGGGTCTCGGGCCTTTAACTCCAGAAGGCGATGACATTCGAAATGTCATGGTTGCACCAACCGCCGGCATTGACGTAGACATGTCGTGTAATACTGTTGAATTTGCCGACAAGCTTCTTGCAATGTTGCAACTTGACAAGAACTTTGCGGCCCTGTCTCCGAAATTTTCATTTCTTATAAATGGCGGTGAAAAAACACAGGTTCTGAACCATAAAGCCGATATCTGGCTTTCAGCCCATCCTGACGGCGAAACTTACAATTTCGGATTTGCTTCATCAGCGCTCGACATACAGAATGGCAAATCGCCTGCCATTGGCAGTATCACAGCAAAAAGAGCGCTGGAATTCATACGATATGTGCTCGGATTGTTCATCTCCATTACAAAATCCGAACCTTCCATAAGTCGCATGAAGCATCTTTGCGTTAGTGGCAGATTTAAAGATTTTCTAACCCATATCTATCAACATTTCGGCAATGACATCTCCAAACCATTGATGAACCCTGACTTACATGAAGACCTGTCGACATTAACCGGCATTTTTGCCCAGAAACAGAAGGACTTATTTTATGTGGGAGCAAGACCCGCACTCGGACGAATGGCTTCAAAAACCTTGCACGGCGTCGCAGAGCTTGCCAGAATTCGTGCACTCAACACGCCGGTACGCCTCACTCATTATCAGGGGATCATCATACCCGATTGCAGTCGGGATGAGGCAACATTGATCAGAGACGGCCTTTCGAAACTCGGGCTTGCAACCGATGAAAACAACCCTGCACTTTATGTTTATTGTTGTGCCGGTGCGCCTCTCTGTCATTCGGCACTTTCCAATGTTCAACGTGATGGGAAATATCTCGTTGATCATTTTTCATGCAATCCGAAAGCGCTCGTTCATTTGACCGCGTGTCCGAAATCCTGCGTGGCAACTGTAGCTTTTCCGTTCACGATTCTCGCTGTCAAAGACGGTATTTATAACCTCTATCGTGCAAATTTAACGAATGAGACGGGAAAAAATAAATTCGGGCAACTTTTGTGCGAGAATATGAGCATATCTGATGTTATGCGCTATATTGAAAACCAAAAATAGAAAAATACCATAAAAAGGCGTGAAGCTATGCTTGATTACTTGAGAGATGGTCAGGAAATTTACAACCGGTCATTTGCAACAATACGGTCGGAAGCCGATCTCACTAATATACCGGCCGATCTCGAAAAGCTGGTTGTCAGGGTTATACATGCTTGCGGTATGACTGACATTGTGAAAGATATCGCATTTTCTGACGGCGCTGGCAGTATCGGCAGGAAGGCGCTCGCCGATGGCGCTCCGATATTATGCGACGCCAAAATGGTTGCCGAAGGAATCACACGAAAACGTTTACCGGCAAACAATCAGGTCATCTGTACACTCGAAGATAAATCTGTAGCAGATCACGCGAAAAAAATTGGAAACACGCGTTCAGCAGCAGCTGTCGAACTTTGGAAACCTTATATAAAAAATTCTGTTGTCGTAATTGGTAATGCACCAACAGCACTCTTTCACCTACTTAACCTTATTGAACAAGGTTTTGAAAAGCCCGCATTGATTATCGGTTGCCCAGTGGGATTTGTCGGCGCAAAAGAATCCAAACAGGCTTTGGCTAAAAACCAATTTTCCATACCCTATATTGTTGTCCACGGAAGACGTGGTGGTAGCGCAATGGCTGCGGCTGCTATTAACGCTTTGGCGAGTGAACGCGAATGATTAGGAAACGAGCAAAGCTTATCGGTGTTGGTGTTGGCCCCGGTGATCCCGAGCTTATAACGGTTAAAGGGATGAAAGCTATTCAGGCCGCCGACGTTATCGTTTATCACGAAACGGAAACACATAACAGCAATGCGCTAAGAATTGCCAAACGTTGGATTTCTGACAAAGCACATTTACAGCCATTGACCTACCCTGTAACCGTGCAATCCGACAGCCGATCCGATCTCTATCGAGAAAAGTTAAATCAGTTTTATAAAAACGCATACCAAACAGTTGATTTATATTTAAAAAATAACAAAACTGTTGTCATTTTAGCTGAAGGTGATCCGCTGTTTTATAGCTCGTTTATGTATCTTTATGACCTTCTGGGAAAAAGCTACCCGACAGAAATCATTCCGGGCATTTCTTCAATATTCGGAGCCGCATCTGTTTTACAAGTGCCTTTGTGCTACCGCAATCAAAGCTTTACCGTTTTGTCGGGCGTCTTGGAGAAACAGGCGCTTATCGACAAACTTCGCAACGGCGATGCATTTGCTATTATGAAAGTGGGAAGAAACCTTTCCAAAATAAAAGAGGCTTTGGAAATAACCGGCCTGACGGAACGCGCACTTTATATCGAGAGAGCGACAATGGGGGAGCAGAAAATCATTCCGATCCTTGAAGCCGATGGAGAAAAATCACCATATTTCTCACTTGTATTGATACCGGGTATAAAGCACAAAATTAAGACCTGATACAGGTAAAAAGGTTAATTATATTGTTTAATTATTCGTCGCAAAATACTGATATTTTTATTTTTTCCGATTTATCGAAAGATCGGGCTACCGCTATTTCCAAGTTTTTGAAAAACGCAACCATATATGGAACAAGCCGTGTCGAAGGCACCGATATTACCATTGTCGATGACATAGCCAGTTCAATAAAAGATGCTTTCCTATCCGGCCGTCCAATCGTTGCTTTTTGTGCTTGTGGTCTCATTGTCAGAATTCTTGCCCCGCTTTTGAAAGACAAATTCAGTGAACCTCCGGTTTTGTGCATTGCAGAAGATGGCTCTTCCGTTGTGCCATTATTGGGAGCGAATATCGGGGCGAATGATCTCGCTTCAGATCTCGCAAAGCTTCTTGATAGTCATGCAGCAATTACCACCAGCGGATATTTGCGTTTTGGTCTAAATCTTCTCACCCCTCCGGAGGACCTTGAACTTGTCAACAAAAACGACGCTGCAAGTTTTCTTTCTTCGCTTCTTGCCGGAGAAACGGTAGAGCTGGTGGGAACGCATCAGTGGTTTTCTACCGGTTCACTCCCATTCGCAACAGACGCTTCACTTAAGATCGTTATTGATGAGAACGGGAGTGATATAAAAGGCTCGTCTACCAAGCTCATTTATCGCAAGAGCAAAAAAAACGGGCTGCTTACAATTGTCGGACTGGGGCCTGGAAACAGCGAAAATATTACCTTTTCTGCTCGTAATGCTTTGGCAGAAGCAACCGATATTTTCGGCTATGATTATTATATAAAACTCGCGTCTCCGTTTCTGGGAAAACAAACGCTTCATCCGAGCGATAACAGGCAAGAACTTTTAAGGGCAAAAGAAGCGTTGGACCTTGCTGCTACGGGCAAAAGAGTGGCTATGATTTCTTCGGGAGACCCCGGAATATTCGCCATGGCTGCCGCTGTTTTTGAAACTCTCGACGAGAACTATTCGCCGCTTTGGGACAATGTCGAAGTAAAAGTAGAACCGGGTATCACTGCGGCCCAATCTGCCGCAGCACGTCTGGGCGCGCCATTGGGGCACGATTTCGCGGTTATTTCATTGTCTGATAATTTGAAACCTTGGGCAATCATTGAAAGGCGACTGATTGCGGCAATAAAATCGGATATGGTGTTGGCACTCTATAACCCCGTATCACGCGCCCGCCCGACGAAAATCGTTGATGCCTTGCGTATATTGAACCAACTTTGCCCTGCCGACCGGGTTATTATGATAGGCACCGATATCGGACGCATTGGCGAAGAGACTTTAATCACGACACTTGCCGACTTGAACATCCGAGACATTACGAGTCGTTCTGTGGTTATTATTGGTTCAAGTCAAACACGTCGTGTTCAAAGAGCCGGCACAGTGTGGAGCTATACTCCCCGCTCCTATCCGGATAAATAAAATCCCGATTACACTTTTATTAATGCTATGCCGATATCAACGCTATGCCAGAATTAAGGCTAAGTCAGTCAATCTTTTAGTATAATGATTGCCCTGAAGCTGCTGTCGCTTGTGCCCGTTTTTTAACGCTGGTAGAGGTTGTCGATGTAGTTTTCTTAGGTGTCCTGACAACAGTCGTTTCCGTTGTATTTTGTGATAAAGCTTTGGTTCCCGCAGCAGCTTGAGCTTCTGCAGCTATCTGATCTGCGCTTTTCGGAGATGTATCAATCACCGATTTTACGACACCTCCTGCACTGACGGTACAAACAGCATCACGTAAATCAACTTTGAGGATAACTTGTGTCGAGCCATCTCCGGGTTTGCGAGAATCAACTGCTTTAATAACGCGCGTAGGCAAAAAATACTTATTTGCTGCACTATTGATACATGCTTGTGCGAGATCGGGGGCTACGCTGCGTGTTGGCGCTGTAAATGAAGGAAATTTCGGTGCCGGATTGCTTGCAACAGCAGTCGTCAGGGAATTTGTCGCCGTTGTCGAGTTTGGTGTGGTCGTACATCCGGTAACGGAAAGTGCAA
Proteins encoded in this window:
- a CDS encoding acetolactate synthase 3 large subunit, with amino-acid sequence MKEEPKPKDSFDGKAMSGAEIVVQALIDQGVKHVFGYPGGAVLPIFDEIYQQNSFRHILVRHEQAAGHAAEGYARSTGKVGVMLVTSGPGATNTVTALQDALMDSIPLVCFSGQVPTTLIGTDGFQEADTVGITRPCTKHNWLVKDVNDLARIIHEAFYIAQTGRPGPVLIDIPKDVQFASGVYTAPRSMPRQSYRPQLDGNAKAIEYAVSMLAEAKKPVVYTGGGVISSGANAVRLLRELVALGDFPITSTLMGLGAYPASGKNWLGMLGMHGTYEANMTMHDCDVMLAIGARFDDRITGRLDAFAPKARIIHIDIDPSSINKTVQVEVPIVGDVAHVLENMTRSLRALKPVPDKESRKVWWDEINHWRARNCLAYKHRSDVIMPQYAIKRLYELTKDKNAYITTEVGQHQMWTAQYYGFEEPRHFMTSGGSGTMGYGFPASIGVQIAHPDALVICVAGDASIQMNIQELATAMQHKTPVKVFILNNHYMGMVRQWQQLLHGNRLSNSYTDAMPDFVKLAEAYGAVGIRCSKPEELDEKIKEMLECDKPVFFDCVVAKQENCFPMIPSGRAHNDMLLPDEANDESIQNAIDAKGRSLV
- a CDS encoding methyltransferase domain-containing protein, with amino-acid sequence MAQTNKAELEHFYNLGLSLEKQGKFDEAAAAYRRALEADPEDYGGIRVRLASINRGETPKTAPKAYVATLFDQNADMFDYILVDQLGYDVPLQLREQLLAAFPDLKFDRMLDLGCGTGLSADALDDLASDKTGVDLSENMIEIAHEKGDYQHLFVGDAVEFVTRSAEQWDLIVATDVLPYMGDIGLFFDKVSERLAQHGVFGFSTETLSESAFNGLNYKVGPHQRFAHNQDYIRNELAKHNIECVSVNNIVVRAEQGEPVPGHLYVTRKTS
- a CDS encoding bile acid:sodium symporter family protein, which gives rise to MKFLPDKFLTALIVAIIIASIAPISGKAADWFSLLTQIFVGLLFFLHGAKLPWQAVLAGIVHWRLHLTVFLATFVLFPILGVLAGFIVPGLKESAFYAGILYLCVLPSTVQSSIAFTSIAGGNIPAAIVSASASNIFGMFLTPLLVGLLFSAGSGNATISATAFESILVQLLIPFVLGQLCQRFIGNFIVRHKSLTSIVDRGSIILVVYLAFSEATTSGLWHTTSWHDLIVMIIIDVVLLAIVLTVTWYGSKLLGFDEKDCITITFCGSKKSLASGAPMANAIFAGSGGAIGAIVLPLMLFHQIQLMVCTIIARHLSERRKQSGTDE
- a CDS encoding gamma carbonic anhydrase family protein; this translates as MAFYRLDGIDPVVEDSAASWVAESAEIIGKVVLKPRSSVWFGSVLRGDNETITIGEGTNIQDLTMVHTDAGIEVSIGKNCTIGHKVILHGCTIGDTSLIGMGAIIMNHAVIGEESIVGAGALVTQGKEFPSRSLIVGNPARFVRNLTDEEIEGIKKSASHYYDNAQRFKYNLVPLTLPEQ
- the hflX gene encoding GTPase HflX produces the protein MMDDHDKTHKLVSRQTVETRAIVIVPVIYDRENSKKNYEASSRSRIDEAVGLAEAIRLDVVEKISVNIEKPRPATLLGQGKVEEIGKIVSDKKIDLAVMDSSLTPIQQRNLEKAWNCKVIDRTALILEIFGDRARTKEGVLQVELAHLNYQKGRLVRSWTHLERQRGGSGFLGGPGETQIEADRRILQSKIVRIKRELETVVRTRALHRAKRKKVPYPVIALVGYTNAGKSTLFNRLTGADVLAKDMLFATLDPTLRKVILPHEQTVMLSDTVGFISDLPTHLVAAFRATLEEVVEADLILHVRDMSDVENHAHAQDVLNILSSLGVDTDDPHHIIEVWNKVDLLDDVSLAALQDSARTSLTSVVAVSALTGKGVDKLLAIIEKRISGEMIKRQIVLKPDEYGLLDWLYKNGEVIKKTSKDDGSVIVLANLTGQANDRFDNIIKTKHSD
- the hfq gene encoding RNA chaperone Hfq; protein product: MTERSQHLQDLFLNAVRKQKISLTIFLVNGVKLTGIVTSFDNFCVLLRRDGHSQLVYKHAISTIMPSQPVQMLDEEEDIE
- the cbiE gene encoding precorrin-6y C5,15-methyltransferase (decarboxylating) subunit CbiE, which codes for MNKKPWLKIIGIGDDGWSGLTLRQQNAITAASYIFGGKRHLGFLPENLPAKLIPWPSPFSKGVDGILSLKGQNVVALVSGDPMFFGAGATLLRKLPIAEVLVLPHPSSFSLAASHLGWALQDTVCLSINGRPIRSIIGQLQNNNRLIILSENKDSPSELAKLLVEYGFGASELTVMEHLGGEKQRIRSRKADKFDLDDCENLNLVAVECHADSADFGFSFCSGLPDEAFFTDGQLTKQDVRAVTMAHLAPKFGEVLWDVGAGSGSISIEWLRAARGTRAYAIEKKESRQNTILKNADHFGVIGLSLIRGEAPFCLDGLERPDAIFIGGGFTHPDLFDHCWTSLKPGGRLVVNAVTLETNAILAEQSKKINARLIHLAFAEAVPLGNFHVWRNTLPITMMIARKT
- the cobG gene encoding precorrin-3B synthase → MIIAAPTENERKIKAVQDRRFACPGLFRMPLANDGGICRIKLPLGRLTSEQIDGIADAAETFSRGYVELTTRANVQIRAVAKNNQQKLINKILDLGLGPLTPEGDDIRNVMVAPTAGIDVDMSCNTVEFADKLLAMLQLDKNFAALSPKFSFLINGGEKTQVLNHKADIWLSAHPDGETYNFGFASSALDIQNGKSPAIGSITAKRALEFIRYVLGLFISITKSEPSISRMKHLCVSGRFKDFLTHIYQHFGNDISKPLMNPDLHEDLSTLTGIFAQKQKDLFYVGARPALGRMASKTLHGVAELARIRALNTPVRLTHYQGIIIPDCSRDEATLIRDGLSKLGLATDENNPALYVYCCAGAPLCHSALSNVQRDGKYLVDHFSCNPKALVHLTACPKSCVATVAFPFTILAVKDGIYNLYRANLTNETGKNKFGQLLCENMSISDVMRYIENQK
- a CDS encoding precorrin-8X methylmutase; the encoded protein is MLDYLRDGQEIYNRSFATIRSEADLTNIPADLEKLVVRVIHACGMTDIVKDIAFSDGAGSIGRKALADGAPILCDAKMVAEGITRKRLPANNQVICTLEDKSVADHAKKIGNTRSAAAVELWKPYIKNSVVVIGNAPTALFHLLNLIEQGFEKPALIIGCPVGFVGAKESKQALAKNQFSIPYIVVHGRRGGSAMAAAAINALASERE